taaataatataattattagtttaaatttttactaAATAAGGGACTTTAAGTGACGACAGGCTCATAGAATTGGAGGTTTACTAGAAAATCCCTACTCATGTGAAACGCACGCAATGATGGAATGAGGATCGGGAATGCATTGGCGCTTAACGTTCAATTTCGAACACAATTCACCGCCAACAGAAACCTCCTTAAAACCCACGGCGGGGGCCTCGACATCTCCGCCTATGGCTCCACCATTCAACCCTGCACCAACCACCGCCTCGTTCGTCAGGGCAAACAGCTCCACGCGCGCCTCTTCCTATTCTCCATCACACCCAATAATTTCCTCGCCTCAAAGCTCATCACCTTCTACGCAAAATCCAATCTCACACGAGAAGCACGCAGCGTGTTCGACAAAATTCCCCACAAAAGCACCTTCTCCTTTAACGCTATGCTCATCGCCTACTCCTCCAAGAGCCTCTTCCATGACGCGCTTAACCTCTTCTCGTCGTTCGTTTCCTCCACCGACACAGGAGTATCTCCTGATAATTTCACCGTAACCTGCATTTTGAAGGCGCtcgcttcttcttcttcttcttcttcttcttcttcttcttcttcttcttcttcgtgCTTCGAATCAGCAAAGGCAATTCACTGTTACGTTCTTCAACGTGGATTCAACTCAGACGTTTTCGCTCTCAACGCGTTGATCACATGTTATTGCAGGTGCGGTAGGATTGAAATGGCGAGGAAGGTGTTTGATAAAATGATGCAGAGAGATATTGTGACGTGGAACTCGATGATAGGTGGTTATTCTCAGAGTGGGTTCTACGAAGAATGCAAGAGATTATACTTGGAGATGTTAGGTGTGGAAGGCATTGTACCAAATGCTGTTACGATTGTTAGTGTGATGCAGGCGTGTGGACAAAGTAAGGATCTTATATTGGGAATCGAAGTTCATTGTTTCATGAAGGAGAAAGGGATTGAGATTGATGTGTCGCTTTGTAATGCTGTGATTGCTATGTATGCAAAATGTGGGTGTTTGGATTACGCTCGTAAGTTGTTTGATGAAATGAGTGAGAAGGATGAAGTTAGTTATGGGTCAATTATTTCTGGGTATATGGTTAATGGGTTTGTAGATAAGGCTTTGGATGTTTTAAAGGGAATGGAAAACCCTGGATTGAGTACATGGAATGCTGTGATTTCTGGTATGGTTCAGAATGACCAGTTTGAAGGAGTGTTTGATTTGGTTCGGGAAATGCAGGAGTTTGGTTTTAAATTGAAGCCAAATGCTGTTACACTTGCCAGCATTCTTCCTTTGTTTCCGTATTTTTCAAATCTTCGAGGGGGGAAAGAGGTGCATGGTTATGCAGTTAGAAGAAGTTATGACCAAAATATATATGTGGTGACTGCAGTTATTGATATGTATGCAAAGTTGGGGTTTATTCATGTGGCAAGGCGGGTTTTTGATCGATTGCAGAGTAGGAGTTTGATAATTTGGACTGCAATGATATCTGCTTATGCTGCTCATGGAGATGCTAGTTTGGCACTTGGGCTTTATGATCAAATGTTAGATAGAGGAATTCGGCCTGATCCAGTGACATTAACGTCTGTGTTGACAGCTTGTGCTCATTCTGGGCTGGTGCGTGAAGCTTGGGATGTTTTTAATGCTATGCCTTTGAAATGTGGCATTCGACCTGTGGTTGAGCACTATGCTTGCATGATTGGTGTTCTTAGTCGAGCTGGAAAGCTCTCGGAAGCGGCAAAATTGATTTCTGAGATGCCAATTGAGCCAACTGCTAAAGTTTGGGGTGCTCTGCTGCATGGAGCTTCTGTTTATGGCGACGTTGAAATGGGGAAGTTTGTTTGTGATCATTTGTTTGAGATTGAGCCTGAAAATACTGGAAGTTATATAATTATGGCAAATTTGTATTCGCGTGCTGGGAGATGGGAAGAAGCTCTTAAGATTAGGGAAAGGATGAAAGGAATTGGGTTGCAGAAGATCCGGGGAAGTAGTTGGATTGAAACGAGTGGAAGATTACAGAGCTTCATTGCCAAAGATATGTCAAATGAAATGTCCGATGAGATTTATGCATTGCTGGAAGGATTGCTTGGTTTAATGAGGGAAGAAGGGTATGTCTTGCAGGAAGAGTTGGATTATGAGATGTGATCATTTCCATTGAAGTAAATCTCCTGTCCTTTGTATACGGCCAGAACAGAGAAGGGCGCTCAACTTCTGAGGTGCAGAAATTAAGCAGCACCTGTCAAAGGTTTAAAGTCATGGTTGCGATATGCGGCCTATAGCTCTAAATTGTGGTTATGGTGCAAACCTTAATATTACGGAAAAATACAGGCAAATGTGGCTACAATGATCACAATTACGATTGCGATGTCGTTGTAGAGATCTCTGAAACTTTTATATTGCAGCTGCAACTGTGATTGCAGACCGCAATTTAGAACTACGATGCGGCCTCAACTGCGATGGTGTTGCAGTTTCAGAGCATAAAAATTGGACTGTTGGTTCAGTCAagatttattattgataaatcaGTTAGTGTTGGTTCATGTTTGTCTCAACTTTGCAATTCAGCAGACAAAAGTTGCACAGGGTTAGCACTAATAACTTTTTGGACTATTGATTAATTTGATCTAATAGTAATAGACGGATCTACCAGTTTCATAGATGTGGTTAACCAGTTTCCCCGCATTTCAGGatgacttttttttctttcttttttccccTTCAACTTTATGGTATAGAGATTGATGCAGTGTGATGAGATGGTGACTAATATTTTGTGAAAAGCTGGAACAAATAGGGACAATTTATGTTGAGAATGGCTCCACGTATAGGATATTTTTCTAGAAATCACCAAATTAGTGAGATGAGACGTGGGAATAAATTGTGCATTAATTTTGATACAGCCAGATGTAGTTGAAGAGTCAAAAAATGCTATCAGCTTGTGGTAAAATGAGTGTTACCAAAAGGTCTCCTAGCTTATAAGCTATAAACTAGTTTATTTGTCTTGCCAAACAAACCCTTGGTATTTTATTGGTGAGGTATCTATTGTGTCTATCTATTTCTTTTGAGAATATATCTATACACATATgtcatattaaatttatatacgtAGTTTCTATGTTCATTATTACatattgatgtttttttattagtaataattttacATCTTTCTTTTTTACATCTATAATTTATTCCTGTCTCGATAACATTTCTTGCTAGTAAATCATCCGATATCTGTTGAGTATATTATCCTTTAATCATAACTTGGTTTGCCACCGAATGTCGTTCTTCCCCACAACAGGAATGACTAGTTGTCCTGATATTATAATGTTTTGGTCTAGAATGCCCATCATCTTATAGAAGTACATTTTCCTTTTCACACTCACGCACGCCAATGAATGTATTTTGCAATGGTAAGAAAACACTAGATCTCATCTGGATGCATTATGAAATAGCATGTGTGCGTGTAAATAATAAAGGGTGAGAAAATCCATGATGAGTAGAATGCATGAAAATGTCTAATGGCATTATTGTTTTGGTTGGAGTATTTTATAAGCGACAAGAGCAACAAGCCACGGACATGGGCCATGGTTGGAAATGGAGTTTTCTCTTCTGCTTGTTTTTGTTGACATTAACTAAAACATCGTGCTTGAACTGGACATTAACATATGGACAATTAACTTCACTGTTCATCGTTTCATCTCCACAATTATCACACCATCTTTAGTTCTTCTACAAAAGCTTTCATAATTTATATGGaaaaatgttttataaaaaatagtgtTAAATTGATGTTTGGAAATTTATGATATACATGTATCATTGTTAATTACGTTTTGgttgaaattataaaaacttataatttgtgaagaaaacaaaatttagagttttctaaatcttatttaaaacaaattttttttacaacataatATAATTGGTTTTAGAACTTATTTATAATCATGAAATTAGTTTTCAACactttttctcattaaatacattaatgtaaatcatttattaattagaaactaattagagtctcttatttgttttaattacaTGTATTACTCGTGTGTTACACTAATTTGtctacattttatttatattaattcctataaaacaaatttactttaatattttttcaaaaaatttcaacaataaaagGAGTATTGATATATAATCTCAGCATTTTCACaatttatgtattaaataaaaaataaatagtcttttcttatattaaaaaaaattgagttgaattaTGACGGCTAATCAAATAGAATACCGAGATACATTAAAGAGGTTCTAATAGATATATTTAGATATAGCtctttattaattaaactaacaacgaaaataaataatttatatacatgtttctcaaaatatttaaaagaatcaCATAAaggtatatatttttaaaaaaaagtacagCTAGTTATTCAATATAGACTTATATTAAGAGACtcattttttctttacaaaaataatttatcggAAGTAGTATAAAAGGAAAAGTAGAATTGAGTCAAAATAAAGGaaatattaaagtaaaaaaGTGAAGTAGTGCAAGTATCCAATATAAAATCTTCctaaaatatgagaaaatatCATAACCGACTTGATATTAACTTTGAGTAGAAAATAAAAGGAACAGGGATCAAGGACACATTGGATCATACAAAAAGGAAGTAGCAGAGTATATATGATGATGACACTAATGACCAACACACATGTAGTACATAAAAAAGCCTCTTTCATGATCACACAACACTCCCTCACACTTCAAAAGCAATATGGAAGAAACAACAGCAACCATCATGGCTTCACTTTCAACCCTCACTCCATCTCACCTCACACATCTCACTAACTCAATTCTCTCGTCAACTCGCCGCCACCACCGCCGTCTCACTTTCCTCCTCTCTTCCCCAACTCTCTTTTCACTAACCCTTCATCACCTCCACACTCTCTCTCTCCCCCAAAAGTCTCTCCTCATTTCCCGCCATCTTCTTTCCTCTCTCCACCTCCTCACTCGCCACATCCAATCAAACTACGCCACGTCACCTAAACCGCTTCCACCTCCAATCTCAACCTCTTTAACAGAGCGTGAACTCGACGCAGTTTTGCTCCTTCTCATGCTCTGCGAAACACATAAACATAACCCCGAAGCACTTAACGCACCGTTTTGTAATTGGAGGGTGAatttaagaaatattttctcCGTTACATTGTTGACGGTTTCTTCTTATTCTGCGCCGCCGCTTGGTGCTTGTTTGGGATCTGTTTTGATTCCGTTTGTTGAGATGGTGAGTCGGTGTTGGAGATTGGTGGGAGTTTTGGGTTGTGACGGTCGTGATGAAGGGGGGAAGGGAGTTAAGGAGGTGGCGGCTTCGGCGACGGTGGTGgcgaacatgttgcgcattatCATGGGTtgctcgtcg
The genomic region above belongs to Cicer arietinum cultivar CDC Frontier isolate Library 1 chromosome 4, Cicar.CDCFrontier_v2.0, whole genome shotgun sequence and contains:
- the LOC101508755 gene encoding pentatricopeptide repeat-containing protein At2g37310-like yields the protein MRIGNALALNVQFRTQFTANRNLLKTHGGGLDISAYGSTIQPCTNHRLVRQGKQLHARLFLFSITPNNFLASKLITFYAKSNLTREARSVFDKIPHKSTFSFNAMLIAYSSKSLFHDALNLFSSFVSSTDTGVSPDNFTVTCILKALASSSSSSSSSSSSSSSSCFESAKAIHCYVLQRGFNSDVFALNALITCYCRCGRIEMARKVFDKMMQRDIVTWNSMIGGYSQSGFYEECKRLYLEMLGVEGIVPNAVTIVSVMQACGQSKDLILGIEVHCFMKEKGIEIDVSLCNAVIAMYAKCGCLDYARKLFDEMSEKDEVSYGSIISGYMVNGFVDKALDVLKGMENPGLSTWNAVISGMVQNDQFEGVFDLVREMQEFGFKLKPNAVTLASILPLFPYFSNLRGGKEVHGYAVRRSYDQNIYVVTAVIDMYAKLGFIHVARRVFDRLQSRSLIIWTAMISAYAAHGDASLALGLYDQMLDRGIRPDPVTLTSVLTACAHSGLVREAWDVFNAMPLKCGIRPVVEHYACMIGVLSRAGKLSEAAKLISEMPIEPTAKVWGALLHGASVYGDVEMGKFVCDHLFEIEPENTGSYIIMANLYSRAGRWEEALKIRERMKGIGLQKIRGSSWIETSGRLQSFIAKDMSNEMSDEIYALLEGLLGLMREEGYVLQEELDYEM
- the LOC101496426 gene encoding E3 ubiquitin-protein ligase SGR9, amyloplastic-like, producing MEETTATIMASLSTLTPSHLTHLTNSILSSTRRHHRRLTFLLSSPTLFSLTLHHLHTLSLPQKSLLISRHLLSSLHLLTRHIQSNYATSPKPLPPPISTSLTERELDAVLLLLMLCETHKHNPEALNAPFCNWRVNLRNIFSVTLLTVSSYSAPPLGACLGSVLIPFVEMVSRCWRLVGVLGCDGRDEGGKGVKEVAASATVVANMLRIIMGCSSVEAIHVMSYNLVDV